In Synechococcus sp. A18-25c, a single window of DNA contains:
- a CDS encoding multicopper oxidase domain-containing protein produces the protein MTKFVNLLNAKTIGSGNNQAWSRRALSEYLKRITPLDPGWKELDDLLRNNFQNSDYLNVLPQHLEKIPINSGWLDWQAANAQYEQGRYSQTNQSGTFFSSWGPKYNEVNIDLSIAGHDRITIDGFGEIRTRDEFSRSIYDNEFWLYNEQTPGPVIVADPGDTIRVKLKNNLDVEAQTKQWNPQADRTNLHLHGSHVSPKGKGDNVMIAVENGDSQEYIYQIPENHPSGLLWMHPHLHGTTSLSLAGGAALPVFILPDEKDTNNLKDYDPTTSNIHLLSLQSWAVEQEINPNVEPGENNWENTKQMPPRLFKDNGKSFYKYGSAPFNGNNYQPLAFFTDNDYWAPGGATYADYVAAKTTENLIHTVNGQYNPTINAKTNEWVTFGFLNFSLNSSHVIQLVHADEEGNLSLESPNLLGIDSDISRWASEYDTSVSTLPGLAPGGRITIQHSFDKPGSYYFISNASKEVLGDLAPNETNRPKNSSETYLGYNDGFQITPSQVLATVDVSSAAVEESKQPKAWDYLDEQRDHALGLKEEAASKGVNRTREFVWNTNALEIETEKERKTMIGPDGETYIDPGYNDPEDWEGVWTINQQYWTHKATQSPTITIAMLDTLERWSLVNSSKSSKRDTYPKENPRTEIQIGQSHPFHLHQNEFIVESINGLKVGATPNQNEVGDAYVGDSLVDVYQMGPAYAKGSTTPDNPFGTPMILDEDGNYIDGNGTNWGNKVEGYLTNSKTDILIRFEDFTGLFVDHCHLLFHEDGGMMVPVLTILNTNDSWITSGSANNNSIQISLGSNRENIVNFQPFSETQSTGVNVANGDINALNFVPGPKAKTVHVSDNIEDIAVIEATSSTTGEFKLNVFDGQSAKDFYAAKLLNNNVNVDSIQKLKELKIIAKNPRNGQNLKSSIAVGDINGDGYDEIVVGISGNGYEPEIRVYSGETFKELYCLTPFDGAISNGIDIEIGDLNGDNYGDIIVSQLEGGQGLVDGFDGKKLTDNNATGISPKMLSEMSKLWKESFNPHGKTKNGIRIAVGYSLPDEQPTASDYKFTANMHNQTFLANLTTLEVKSDAKTTFKNWLYDSKEGAHAGHGVEDKQSAHNMMNDQITDYFESQQPREIISNGIFDLGGSYNNLEFHYFDINSSQRGEGGLLLTQANGGHALLHLKTAEMNSSDDFDFDAFTWSGKVVDF, from the coding sequence ATGACCAAATTCGTTAATCTACTTAATGCGAAAACAATTGGAAGTGGGAACAATCAAGCATGGTCGAGACGTGCACTCTCGGAATACCTGAAAAGGATCACTCCTCTGGATCCAGGGTGGAAAGAGTTAGACGATCTGCTGAGAAATAATTTCCAAAACAGTGACTACCTCAATGTGCTTCCACAGCATCTAGAGAAGATTCCAATCAACAGCGGTTGGCTTGATTGGCAGGCTGCGAACGCACAATATGAGCAAGGTCGATACAGCCAAACCAATCAAAGCGGAACCTTTTTTTCTAGCTGGGGTCCCAAATACAATGAGGTCAATATTGATTTATCAATTGCAGGCCACGACAGAATAACAATTGACGGGTTCGGCGAGATCAGAACGCGCGATGAATTTTCAAGAAGCATCTATGACAACGAGTTCTGGTTGTACAACGAACAAACTCCAGGGCCAGTCATCGTTGCAGATCCAGGTGACACCATTCGAGTCAAACTGAAGAATAACTTAGATGTAGAGGCCCAAACAAAACAATGGAATCCCCAAGCTGATCGTACAAATCTCCATTTGCATGGCTCACACGTATCACCCAAGGGAAAGGGTGATAACGTAATGATTGCCGTGGAAAATGGTGATAGCCAAGAGTATATCTACCAAATCCCAGAAAATCATCCAAGCGGTTTGCTCTGGATGCATCCACATCTGCATGGCACAACATCATTATCGTTAGCAGGTGGAGCTGCATTGCCGGTCTTTATCCTGCCGGACGAAAAAGATACCAACAATTTAAAAGACTATGATCCAACAACATCGAATATCCATCTTCTAAGCCTTCAGTCATGGGCTGTTGAACAAGAAATTAATCCCAATGTAGAACCAGGAGAAAACAATTGGGAAAACACGAAACAAATGCCACCAAGGTTGTTCAAGGACAACGGTAAAAGCTTTTATAAGTATGGGTCGGCCCCATTCAATGGAAACAATTATCAGCCGTTGGCATTCTTTACGGATAATGACTATTGGGCACCCGGTGGTGCCACTTATGCAGATTACGTAGCCGCCAAAACAACAGAAAATCTCATCCACACCGTGAATGGGCAATATAATCCCACGATCAATGCAAAAACAAATGAGTGGGTCACCTTTGGTTTCCTGAATTTCTCACTCAATTCAAGCCATGTGATTCAGCTTGTTCATGCCGACGAGGAGGGTAACTTAAGCTTAGAATCTCCCAACCTATTGGGAATCGATTCTGATATTTCGCGTTGGGCATCAGAGTATGACACGTCTGTATCGACTCTCCCAGGACTAGCGCCAGGTGGAAGGATAACAATCCAGCATTCATTTGATAAGCCAGGAAGTTATTATTTTATTAGTAATGCAAGCAAAGAGGTTCTCGGAGATTTAGCTCCAAACGAAACAAATAGACCAAAGAATTCAAGCGAAACATATCTTGGATACAACGACGGATTTCAGATCACGCCATCCCAGGTGTTGGCAACAGTGGATGTCTCGAGTGCAGCCGTCGAAGAATCAAAACAACCGAAAGCCTGGGACTATCTCGATGAACAGAGAGATCACGCACTAGGCCTCAAAGAAGAAGCAGCATCAAAAGGCGTGAATCGAACACGAGAATTTGTTTGGAACACAAACGCGCTCGAAATCGAAACTGAAAAAGAACGCAAAACGATGATAGGTCCGGATGGCGAAACTTACATTGATCCTGGATACAATGATCCAGAAGACTGGGAAGGTGTATGGACAATTAATCAACAATATTGGACGCACAAAGCGACACAAAGTCCAACCATTACCATTGCAATGTTGGACACATTGGAGAGATGGTCACTGGTCAACAGTTCGAAATCCTCCAAGCGGGATACATACCCCAAAGAGAACCCCAGAACCGAAATCCAAATAGGGCAATCACATCCATTTCACCTCCACCAAAATGAATTCATTGTCGAATCGATCAACGGCTTAAAGGTAGGGGCAACGCCCAATCAAAATGAGGTTGGAGATGCCTACGTCGGTGACTCACTGGTCGATGTCTATCAAATGGGGCCAGCCTATGCAAAAGGAAGTACAACACCAGACAACCCATTTGGAACACCAATGATACTGGACGAGGACGGAAATTATATCGACGGCAATGGAACAAATTGGGGAAATAAAGTGGAGGGCTACTTAACGAATTCAAAAACAGACATCTTAATTCGCTTCGAAGATTTTACAGGCTTATTTGTCGATCACTGTCATTTATTATTCCATGAGGATGGGGGCATGATGGTGCCAGTATTGACCATCCTCAATACCAACGACAGCTGGATTACGAGTGGTTCAGCAAATAATAATAGCATTCAAATATCGCTTGGTTCAAATAGGGAAAATATAGTCAACTTTCAACCATTTAGCGAAACACAATCAACAGGTGTGAATGTCGCTAATGGTGATATCAATGCCTTGAACTTTGTGCCTGGACCAAAGGCAAAAACAGTTCACGTCAGCGATAATATCGAAGATATTGCTGTGATTGAAGCCACATCGTCTACGACAGGAGAATTCAAATTAAATGTCTTCGACGGTCAGAGTGCAAAAGATTTCTATGCAGCCAAGCTGTTGAACAATAACGTCAACGTTGATTCGATTCAAAAGCTCAAAGAATTGAAAATCATTGCAAAGAATCCTCGCAACGGACAAAATCTTAAATCCTCAATTGCAGTAGGCGATATCAACGGAGATGGTTATGACGAAATCGTTGTTGGCATCTCAGGCAATGGATACGAGCCAGAAATACGTGTTTATAGTGGCGAAACCTTTAAAGAACTATATTGCCTGACACCGTTCGATGGTGCAATTAGTAATGGTATTGACATAGAAATTGGAGATCTCAACGGAGACAACTATGGGGATATTATTGTCAGCCAATTAGAGGGTGGTCAAGGACTAGTCGATGGTTTCGACGGCAAGAAATTAACAGACAACAACGCAACTGGCATCAGTCCAAAGATGTTATCTGAAATGAGCAAACTCTGGAAAGAGTCATTTAATCCACATGGGAAAACAAAGAATGGAATACGCATAGCGGTTGGCTATTCACTCCCGGACGAACAACCAACAGCTTCTGACTATAAGTTCACGGCAAATATGCACAATCAAACTTTTTTGGCAAATTTAACCACATTAGAAGTCAAATCCGATGCGAAAACAACTTTTAAAAATTGGCTATATGACTCAAAAGAAGGTGCGCATGCTGGTCATGGTGTCGAGGACAAACAATCAGCGCACAACATGATGAATGATCAGATCACAGACTATTTTGAAAGTCAACAACCCCGCGAAATAATCAGTAATGGTATATTCGACCTCGGTGGAAGTTATAATAATCTTGAATTTCATTATTTCGATATTAACTCGAGTCAAAGAGGGGAGGGTGGCCTTCTGTTGACGCAAGCAAATGGAGGTCATGCACTGCTCCATCTCAAAACTGCAGAGATGAATAGTTCGGACGATTTTGATTTCGATGCCTTTACCTGGTCAGGCAAAGTTGTGGATTTTTAA
- a CDS encoding putative quinol monooxygenase produces the protein MKRADTFISVYPLFRVKEGMMSSVKQLTDEIINRGHHETGTLLFTAAYNDSHLFLRESYINFDAFHAHLETVKDLLDEFFSMLELENLVIVANDDDTLKMKSEMKTLGMEATFCVIDNGFSI, from the coding sequence ATGAAACGAGCCGATACCTTTATCAGCGTCTACCCACTTTTCCGCGTTAAGGAAGGGATGATGTCATCGGTCAAGCAACTCACTGATGAAATTATTAATCGCGGTCATCATGAAACTGGGACACTTCTGTTTACTGCAGCTTATAATGATTCACATTTATTTTTGAGAGAAAGTTATATCAACTTTGACGCCTTTCATGCTCATCTGGAAACAGTAAAAGATCTTTTAGATGAATTTTTCTCAATGTTAGAGCTTGAAAATCTTGTCATCGTTGCCAACGACGATGACACTTTAAAGATGAAATCAGAAATGAAAACCCTCGGCATGGAGGCCACTTTTTGTGTGATTGACAATGGGTTTTCTATTTAG
- a CDS encoding GMC family oxidoreductase: MKTFDYIIVGAGTAGAVIASRLTEDENIKVLLLEAGPHFTSIEDTPRDLLDSRAVSVDAHDWHYITQVTPGRDFPYARGKVSGGCSAVNGVISLRGLPQDFRAWAAAGNTGWDWEDILPMYKRIENDIDFGYASYHGSSGKIPIQRFKPDQYSPVVASFKESAMADGYAWVPDHNHPNGYDGVGPIPMNRAGDGSLRVSSSIAYLLDAQSRPNLTIKDRTMVNKVLFSGKQAIGVEVIHADNSVESIFGGEVILSAGTINSPSILLRSGVGPVDDLDRLKIDCVNNLQGVGSNLIDHSLAVVASYPKPGIVNETDDDVQMVIHYTAPGSSHINDMQIYCLGKLGAERFPGADPTRGLMFGTGIVINRPESRGRVTLQSSDPNQQPRIDHRLNSHAEDMRKMVDGVRRGYELLTTGALKDISDGIAVLTDDMVNDTKFIEQYITDRSATIWHAVGTCKMGPATDNHAVVDQYLKVHECTSLRVVDCSIIPDHVSRNPMLTCYAIAERLVDLIRAGH, translated from the coding sequence ATGAAGACGTTCGACTATATAATTGTTGGTGCTGGAACCGCTGGGGCTGTTATTGCCTCTCGGTTAACAGAAGATGAGAATATCAAGGTATTGCTTCTGGAGGCCGGCCCCCATTTCACCTCCATTGAAGACACTCCTCGCGACCTTTTGGATTCTCGGGCAGTGTCTGTTGACGCCCATGATTGGCACTACATCACTCAGGTTACTCCCGGACGCGACTTTCCCTATGCGCGAGGGAAAGTCAGTGGTGGCTGCTCTGCTGTTAATGGTGTGATTTCTCTCCGGGGCCTCCCGCAAGATTTCAGGGCTTGGGCCGCAGCTGGTAACACTGGTTGGGACTGGGAAGATATCCTACCCATGTATAAACGAATCGAAAATGATATTGATTTTGGATATGCTTCTTATCACGGGAGTTCCGGTAAGATTCCCATCCAGCGCTTTAAGCCAGATCAATATTCTCCTGTCGTCGCTTCATTTAAAGAGTCTGCGATGGCTGACGGATATGCTTGGGTGCCAGATCATAATCATCCAAATGGTTATGACGGTGTAGGCCCTATTCCCATGAATCGAGCTGGTGATGGTTCACTGCGTGTGTCGAGCTCGATTGCTTATCTTTTGGATGCTCAATCACGACCGAATCTGACGATCAAGGATCGAACGATGGTCAATAAGGTTCTTTTCTCTGGTAAGCAAGCAATCGGCGTTGAAGTGATTCATGCAGATAATTCGGTGGAAAGTATTTTTGGCGGTGAAGTGATCTTGAGTGCTGGTACGATTAATTCTCCTTCCATTCTCCTTCGCTCAGGTGTCGGTCCTGTTGATGATCTGGATCGGCTGAAGATTGACTGTGTTAATAATCTCCAAGGGGTTGGTAGCAATCTGATTGATCACTCGCTTGCCGTTGTTGCTTCGTATCCAAAGCCTGGGATCGTGAATGAGACTGATGACGATGTTCAAATGGTGATTCATTACACGGCTCCCGGCAGCAGCCATATCAATGACATGCAAATCTATTGTCTTGGCAAATTGGGTGCCGAACGCTTTCCTGGTGCTGATCCAACGCGTGGCCTGATGTTTGGCACAGGAATTGTGATTAATCGTCCTGAGTCGCGTGGTCGTGTCACATTGCAATCGTCTGATCCCAATCAGCAACCCCGCATTGACCATCGCTTGAATTCACATGCAGAAGATATGCGCAAGATGGTTGACGGTGTGCGACGCGGCTATGAGTTACTCACCACAGGTGCACTCAAGGATATTTCTGATGGAATAGCCGTTTTAACCGATGATATGGTTAATGATACCAAGTTTATTGAGCAATACATTACTGATCGATCTGCCACAATATGGCATGCCGTTGGCACATGCAAAATGGGGCCTGCTACGGATAATCATGCTGTCGTTGATCAATACTTAAAAGTGCACGAATGCACCTCTTTGCGAGTTGTTGATTGCTCCATCATTCCAGACCATGTTTCTCGCAATCCAATGCTCACTTGCTATGCCATCGCTGAAAGACTTGTTGATCTAATCAGGGCCGGTCACTAG
- a CDS encoding multicopper oxidase family protein produces the protein MSQYRIGSLYPVDQDGMPNVLLSSGFTLGQDSNGFYVSDNGTSNGSLAASLEITTDPVGIKNVSKFVKDWLIPQLTNKDDENSIFNQYLKSITSTPPTGGWGVYTNNELLEALTYIGYKGFGYDQAANQTGFWADTSSTTSTLYTEVLKKENYYPEELWSNDKEIDKILSDFDSNSLLKNLAVLSGASEETPPLWYPSMLYTYGLKGKGTSYPGPVLMIKPGETLELEFDNNINIAGLTGMQAQMASLVENNSYGLNGGSMAGAMDSTNFHMHGGHVTPTGFGDNVVGRYTTGQDWTTIINIPEDHGRGSYWYHPHFHPAVNTQVYGGLSGFMQVGDPLSLIPAFKDVPRNLGVIKTMQVGIDQTSGDYQLAAVNGNILGTEGLAANRASMFTINGEYQPEVNMNSGGWQSFSLSNQDNNYYMNLAIRHQQSDGSWVQLPLYIYGEDGHTYPQIRPATQGVLGYQQAQNSQQAISYEQASNLISLPSGKRIDLLVNLPAGKSELISTYSFEGKNGQKFDINNLRWQSDKYAELSSENTDFSNPNSGPGAIATFQVNDDSPLINTPALDAFINEANQQIDVQKITPQTRSEDYSADAIPSVDLFEKDWKPTRQRQFNWQILQLVGPEDQRDIPTQKAVAERANTGLAVNKNEIIKTSIDNPWLGYVSPDLINDHVFPQGPLVIAQLGTMEEWSLRNWNWGGKSAPNGGFFTSHPFHIHVNDYQVKQSDNELPNKRNLEDVTQLNSSGFNFVDSAGVHHKLDPLVGEFVPIEESLNPNSSDNLYTTGYNETIIRMLFQDFLGTYVHHCHLLEHEDAGMMQVVSIIENTDSSWIIPAESFRLNEKGLVLREADSLDQVTLDLKLELKNKLKRAQVGDISNDFVQDIILSFSGDDNSSGQVRIYDGSSLKNGQRSNLLSSFRPYEDSTLSPWAFNSDFTGDGKRDLVTAGFVKSPDKDYQVKLSDLELVGWQAKDDSYDWTNLYSYRPWENVSNASSIKLSSASTAVGVGDYNLDNFDDYAFAYVDQSVLRIRILDGASVSLLNQTGQFEGGYLPDTDILSDIEYTPTSTCCFDDLKSLSISSGFNSYSQSAIENLIVTAESKSGQSEVLTFQLNSGNFIATGSTQSDEAKMSGEDDMAGASMHSEDDHSAHQMSSASLEGVNQVGGAFMLSLTNHQSLESGMTSATPTFAGALANGALIIEDHLVISQGVSDGEYFIGNPSSSMNIANSTQDLYLNLQGINLVNVDDLIGITQPTQNYPLFGSVVSDPVVDAEQRINLTLLAYQAYTNTMIKPSDLATLSVGNDGSELSSRALIDRILDDYSVQVESFYGESLDDMSSKSITKKVFKTLYDRKPTSVELSTWNSAVKNGLLKTDLPMAILRSTNGLDTYRIALLSAASKWSQIQWGTNAVVDGNFGQGFVGKESSFNELSNLILESGSVSNWEEADSTFAQYRDDVLTSLSGSPISDTGFF, from the coding sequence GTGAGTCAGTATCGTATCGGCTCCCTTTATCCCGTCGACCAAGATGGGATGCCAAATGTACTTTTATCATCAGGGTTTACCCTGGGACAGGATAGTAACGGATTTTATGTCAGTGATAATGGCACCTCCAATGGTTCTCTTGCGGCATCGCTTGAAATCACGACAGATCCGGTTGGTATTAAAAATGTAAGCAAATTTGTTAAAGACTGGCTGATTCCTCAGTTGACGAACAAGGACGATGAAAATAGCATTTTCAATCAATATCTGAAATCGATAACAAGCACTCCCCCAACGGGTGGATGGGGTGTTTACACCAACAATGAGCTCCTAGAAGCACTGACATATATTGGATACAAAGGATTTGGTTACGATCAAGCAGCCAATCAAACTGGATTCTGGGCCGATACCTCGTCGACAACTAGTACGCTTTATACAGAGGTATTAAAGAAGGAAAATTATTATCCTGAAGAGCTATGGAGTAACGATAAAGAGATTGATAAGATTCTATCTGATTTTGATAGTAACTCACTCCTCAAAAATCTGGCGGTATTGAGCGGAGCCTCTGAGGAAACACCTCCTCTTTGGTATCCATCAATGCTCTATACCTATGGTTTAAAGGGCAAAGGAACATCTTATCCAGGCCCCGTCTTAATGATTAAGCCTGGTGAGACTTTAGAACTGGAATTTGACAACAACATCAATATTGCAGGCTTGACTGGGATGCAAGCTCAAATGGCGTCCTTGGTTGAGAATAATTCTTATGGGTTGAATGGTGGCTCGATGGCTGGTGCCATGGACAGCACCAATTTTCATATGCATGGTGGCCATGTAACGCCCACTGGATTTGGAGATAATGTGGTTGGTCGATATACAACGGGTCAAGATTGGACAACAATCATTAATATCCCCGAAGATCATGGGAGGGGTTCTTACTGGTATCACCCCCATTTCCACCCTGCTGTTAATACACAAGTGTATGGCGGTCTTTCAGGATTTATGCAGGTTGGGGATCCCTTAAGTTTAATCCCTGCGTTTAAAGACGTACCTAGAAACTTAGGTGTGATCAAGACGATGCAGGTTGGCATCGATCAAACATCAGGCGACTATCAACTTGCTGCAGTGAATGGCAATATCCTTGGCACAGAAGGACTGGCTGCTAATCGGGCCAGTATGTTTACGATCAATGGTGAGTACCAACCAGAAGTTAATATGAATTCTGGAGGTTGGCAGTCATTTAGTTTAAGTAATCAAGACAATAATTACTATATGAATTTAGCAATACGACATCAGCAAAGTGACGGCTCTTGGGTTCAGCTGCCACTCTACATTTATGGTGAAGATGGACATACTTATCCTCAGATCCGTCCTGCGACCCAGGGTGTCTTAGGTTATCAACAAGCTCAAAATTCTCAGCAAGCAATCTCATATGAACAGGCATCGAATCTGATTTCCTTGCCCTCTGGGAAAAGAATTGATTTGCTCGTTAATCTGCCGGCTGGCAAATCAGAATTAATCAGTACCTATAGTTTTGAGGGAAAGAATGGTCAAAAGTTTGATATCAACAACTTGCGTTGGCAGTCTGATAAATATGCCGAACTTTCATCCGAAAACACGGATTTTTCTAACCCGAATTCTGGACCTGGTGCGATAGCAACTTTTCAAGTTAACGATGATTCTCCATTAATCAATACTCCAGCTTTGGATGCCTTTATCAATGAGGCTAACCAGCAAATTGATGTTCAGAAGATAACCCCACAAACGCGCAGTGAAGACTATTCAGCGGATGCGATTCCCAGCGTTGACTTATTTGAAAAAGATTGGAAGCCGACACGTCAACGCCAGTTCAATTGGCAAATTTTGCAATTAGTGGGACCTGAAGACCAACGGGATATCCCTACTCAAAAGGCAGTTGCTGAGCGTGCGAATACTGGTTTGGCTGTCAATAAGAATGAAATTATTAAAACGTCTATTGATAATCCTTGGCTTGGTTATGTCAGCCCTGACCTCATTAATGACCATGTTTTTCCTCAAGGGCCATTGGTGATTGCTCAGCTTGGAACAATGGAAGAGTGGTCGCTGCGCAATTGGAATTGGGGAGGTAAGAGTGCTCCGAATGGTGGCTTCTTTACATCTCACCCCTTTCATATCCATGTTAATGATTATCAAGTGAAACAAAGTGATAACGAATTGCCTAATAAGCGTAATTTAGAGGACGTCACTCAGCTTAATTCTTCAGGATTTAATTTTGTTGATAGCGCAGGAGTTCACCATAAGCTCGACCCACTCGTCGGCGAATTTGTTCCGATTGAAGAGTCTCTGAATCCTAATTCATCGGATAATCTATATACAACGGGCTATAATGAGACAATAATTAGAATGTTATTCCAAGATTTTCTTGGCACTTACGTTCATCATTGTCACTTGCTTGAGCATGAAGATGCTGGAATGATGCAAGTTGTTTCTATTATTGAGAACACTGATTCTAGCTGGATAATTCCTGCTGAATCATTTCGCTTGAATGAGAAGGGTCTTGTTTTACGTGAGGCTGATTCTCTTGATCAAGTGACTCTTGATTTAAAGTTAGAACTGAAGAATAAGCTCAAGCGAGCTCAGGTAGGAGATATTTCTAATGATTTTGTTCAGGATATTATCTTGTCATTTAGCGGAGATGATAATTCTTCGGGCCAAGTGCGTATCTATGATGGATCTTCATTGAAGAATGGCCAACGATCTAATTTGCTGTCTTCCTTTAGACCTTATGAGGATTCAACGTTGTCTCCTTGGGCTTTTAACAGTGACTTTACTGGTGACGGCAAGCGAGATTTGGTTACTGCTGGATTTGTCAAGTCACCAGATAAAGATTACCAAGTAAAACTTTCTGACCTGGAATTGGTGGGCTGGCAAGCTAAAGATGATAGCTACGACTGGACAAATCTTTATAGTTATCGCCCTTGGGAAAATGTTTCTAATGCCAGTTCTATCAAGCTTTCCAGTGCTTCAACTGCTGTGGGTGTTGGAGACTATAATTTAGATAATTTTGATGATTATGCGTTCGCTTACGTTGATCAGAGTGTTCTGAGAATCCGCATTCTTGACGGAGCATCAGTTTCTCTACTCAACCAAACTGGTCAATTTGAAGGTGGATATTTACCCGATACTGATATTTTGTCGGATATTGAATATACACCCACATCAACATGCTGTTTCGACGATCTTAAGTCACTTTCCATCAGCTCAGGCTTCAATAGTTATTCTCAATCCGCAATTGAAAACCTCATTGTTACGGCTGAATCAAAATCAGGCCAAAGTGAAGTACTCACCTTTCAACTTAATTCGGGAAACTTCATTGCTACAGGTTCAACTCAATCCGACGAGGCCAAGATGAGTGGAGAAGATGATATGGCTGGCGCTTCAATGCATTCTGAAGATGACCATAGTGCTCATCAGATGTCGTCAGCTTCTTTAGAGGGTGTCAATCAAGTTGGGGGTGCATTTATGTTGAGCTTGACGAATCATCAATCGCTCGAGTCTGGTATGACGTCTGCAACGCCTACGTTTGCAGGTGCACTTGCCAACGGTGCGTTGATCATTGAAGATCATTTGGTCATTAGTCAAGGTGTATCTGATGGAGAATATTTTATTGGTAATCCATCCAGCTCTATGAATATTGCGAATAGTACGCAAGATTTGTATTTGAATCTTCAGGGTATCAACCTTGTGAATGTAGACGACTTAATTGGCATCACTCAGCCGACGCAGAATTATCCATTGTTTGGGTCAGTGGTGTCTGATCCTGTTGTCGACGCTGAACAACGCATCAATCTCACGCTCTTGGCTTATCAAGCTTATACCAATACGATGATCAAACCAAGCGATTTGGCCACACTATCAGTGGGCAATGATGGATCAGAGTTATCCTCTCGTGCACTTATTGATCGAATACTCGATGACTATTCTGTTCAGGTTGAATCCTTTTATGGAGAGAGTCTTGATGACATGTCTTCTAAATCAATTACAAAAAAGGTATTCAAAACACTTTATGACAGAAAACCTACTTCCGTTGAGTTATCCACTTGGAACTCTGCGGTGAAGAATGGATTGTTGAAAACTGATTTGCCAATGGCTATTTTACGATCGACTAATGGTCTTGATACTTATCGAATCGCTTTGCTATCAGCTGCAAGCAAGTGGTCCCAAATTCAATGGGGGACGAATGCCGTAGTCGATGGTAACTTTGGTCAAGGTTTTGTTGGCAAAGAATCATCATTTAACGAACTATCGAATCTTATTCTTGAATCTGGATCAGTCAGTAATTGGGAGGAAGCTGATTCTACCTTTGCTCAATATAGAGACGATGTTCTGACATCTTTGAGTGGATCCCCAATCTCAGATACTGGCTTCTTTTGA
- a CDS encoding MFS transporter translates to MAHLTKMKESSYDYLGVIAASSALAIGVGLQRTELAVLGNMMVEAKWINSDNIGQLVGLNLAGYLAGCVHQTRIKREDQSLRMIRIALIVCVAIFFIEPLFPSMGWNTIWRLISGWGCAHLVTGLPGFGTRKLHPDQKRLAMGIIFAGAGIAPLLDSVLLPFFVKNSPVAAWDFTGLFSILFAIPIWMLISRGLIEERDEKLSHQAATNSPSPTSQSNTNDGKSVSRGIDWSPALKIFALTTLLYGASQVSILTYQPLYVTSVFKVSSEVASNSFALVGFGYTLGAIIAGLVPKKIPTDSVLLTSVAIGTFGTCLFVFTPVLSIVNFGAFLFAFWNGAYIGLIVARLTEVVGPHVVRPAWALFSFLLSIGFVSMTFIAGYISTFSVPMIFYVGLALVVINLVLMSITAYSFKKQSL, encoded by the coding sequence ATGGCTCATCTGACTAAAATGAAAGAGTCGTCTTACGACTATTTAGGAGTGATAGCAGCTTCGTCTGCGCTCGCGATTGGAGTTGGACTACAGAGAACAGAATTAGCTGTTCTGGGCAATATGATGGTTGAAGCCAAATGGATCAATTCAGATAATATTGGTCAACTTGTAGGATTAAATCTAGCCGGGTATCTTGCTGGTTGCGTCCATCAGACGAGAATCAAAAGAGAGGATCAGTCCCTAAGGATGATTCGAATCGCTTTGATCGTTTGTGTTGCAATATTTTTTATTGAACCACTATTTCCTTCGATGGGATGGAATACGATTTGGCGTTTAATTTCTGGCTGGGGTTGCGCTCACCTCGTGACAGGCTTGCCCGGCTTTGGTACTCGAAAGTTGCATCCTGATCAAAAACGGTTAGCCATGGGGATCATTTTTGCAGGGGCAGGAATCGCACCACTTCTAGATTCAGTTTTGCTCCCATTTTTTGTCAAAAATTCCCCAGTTGCAGCTTGGGACTTTACGGGCTTATTTTCCATCCTTTTTGCAATTCCAATTTGGATGTTGATTTCAAGAGGATTGATTGAGGAGAGAGACGAAAAACTTTCACATCAAGCAGCGACCAATTCGCCTTCGCCAACGAGTCAGAGCAATACGAATGATGGTAAAAGTGTCTCGCGAGGAATCGATTGGTCGCCCGCTTTAAAGATTTTTGCATTAACAACGCTTCTCTATGGAGCTTCTCAGGTTTCAATTTTGACGTACCAGCCACTTTACGTTACTTCGGTTTTTAAAGTGTCAAGTGAAGTTGCAAGCAACTCATTTGCATTAGTGGGATTTGGGTATACCTTAGGCGCGATCATCGCGGGATTAGTGCCAAAGAAAATCCCAACAGACTCAGTTCTTCTCACGTCTGTTGCAATTGGAACGTTTGGAACTTGTCTATTTGTTTTTACACCAGTCTTATCGATTGTTAATTTTGGAGCTTTTCTCTTTGCTTTTTGGAACGGAGCATATATTGGCTTAATTGTTGCTCGACTCACGGAAGTTGTTGGTCCTCATGTCGTCCGACCTGCATGGGCTTTATTCAGCTTTTTGTTGAGTATTGGATTTGTATCAATGACATTCATAGCTGGATACATATCAACTTTCTCAGTGCCAATGATTTTTTATGTAGGTCTTGCACTGGTTGTGATCAATCTTGTTCTCATGTCAATCACTGCGTACTCGTTCAAGAAACAAAGTCTCTAG